One Brassica napus cultivar Da-Ae chromosome A5, Da-Ae, whole genome shotgun sequence DNA window includes the following coding sequences:
- the LOC106389835 gene encoding protein Iojap, chloroplastic-like, which produces MASSTVAGAPLTGGSRFPCWSSQIPRKLSSSSLLCLNNGDLSAPYNFPLRLSRGGRVQTTLSNSKSFAVGKEAEDGFLSDVSEDSDEMFDELFKKYGKVVYKSDDLKSPAAEVDDDAESLAFAVEMAKVASEVKAGDIKVLFVKPLVYWARFFIITTAFSRPQIDAIGSRMRDLAEKKYGRVANGDVKPNAWTLLDFGDVVIHIFLPPQRTFYNLEDFYGNAMSVPLPFQDEPPPRS; this is translated from the exons ATGGCATCTTCCACCGTCGCCGGAGCTCCGCTTACCGGGGGTTCTCGATTCCCATGTTGGTCCTCTCAAATACCTAGaaagctttcttcttcatcactgTTATGCCTCAACAATGGAGATCTCTCTGCACCATATAATTTCCCTTTGCGACTCTCTAGAGGAGGCAGAGTTCAGACAACTCTCAGTAACTCGAAGAGCTTCGCTGTGGGAAAGGAAGCTGAAGATGGCTTCCTCTCG GATGTAAGTGAAGATAGTGACGAGATGTTCGACGAATTGTTCAAGAAATATGGGAAGGTTGTTTACAAGAGCGACGATCTAAAGTCTCCAGCAGCTGAGGTTGATGATGACGCTGAAAGTTTAGCAT TTGCTGTTGAAATGGCTAAAGTTGCTAGTGAAGTGAAAGCTGGAGACATTAAGGTTCTCTTTGTGAAGCCACTCGTCTACTGGGCTCGTTTTTTCATCATAACCACTGCGTTCTCCCGCCCTCAAATCGATGCAATCGG GTCTAGGATGAGAGACCTGGCTGAGAAGAAGTATGGGAGAGTTGCTAATGGAGATGTGAAGCCGAATGCATGGACTTTGTTGGACTTTG GAGATGTGGTGATCCATATTTTCTTACCTCCGCAAAGAACCTTCTATAACTTGGAAGATTTCTACGGAAATGCCATGTCAGTTCCGCTTCCATTTCAAGATGAGCCACCACCTCGAAGTTGA
- the LOC106345420 gene encoding transcription factor JUNGBRUNNEN 1, whose translation MEEMMGSWDKRREEQEEEEEQVLKLPGFRFHPTDEELVGFYLSQKVLLKKSSKIDEIINQIDIYKFDPWDLPRSRHTEKESYFFCKRGRKYRNSIRPNRVTGSGFWKATGIDKPIYLDGSSKAVIGLKKTLVYYIGSAGKGSKTDWMMHEFRLPTANDTIPGGSTSTHRSPTPSSLLHAEVWTLCRIFKRNASSRKYTPDSKELASWERVKPQQSNNREAAYISFGDNESSTNKINVMESKENNERNVFQLHQTPHPHQPIPMEYTSSTQVDNTVSHISNDNNMDDVNYENWDELRSVVEFAFGPSSY comes from the exons ATGGAGGAGATGATGGGATCGTGGGACAAAAGAAgggaagaacaagaagaagaggaggaacaAGTGTTAAAGCTCCCAGGGTTTAGGTTTCATCCGACCGATGAGGAGCTTGTAGGGTTTTATCTCTCTCAAAAAGTACTACTCAAGAAATCCAGCAAGATTGATGAGATCATCAATCAAATCGATATCTATAAATTCGATCCATGGGATCTTCCTC GCTCGAGGCATACGGAGAAAGAGAGCTACTTCTTCTGCAAGAGAGGAAGGAAGTACAGAAACAGCATAAGACCAAACCGAGTGACTGGTTCCGGTTTCTGGAAAGCCACGGGAATAGACAAACCTATCTACCTCGATGGATCCAGCAAAGCCGTGATCGGTCTAAAGAAGACACTCGTTTATTACATCGGAAGCGCCGGGAAAGGAAGCAAGACAGATTGGATGATGCACGAGTTTCGACTCCCCACGGCCAATGACACTATCCCTGGTGGTTCCACTTCCACCCACCGTAGCCCTACTCCGTCTTCCTTGCTACATGCT GAAGTGTGGACATTGTGCCGGATATTCAAGAGGAATGCGTCTAGTAGAAAATACACTCCGGACTCGAAAGAATTAGCAAGTTGGGAACGCGTGAAGCCACAACAATCTAATAATCGCGAAGCAGCTTATATCAGTTTTGGTGACAATGAGAGTAGTACCAACAAGATCAACGTCATGGAAAGCAAAGAGAATAATGAGAGGAACGTTTTCCAGCTTCACCAAACGCCTCATCCACACCAGCCCATTCCCATGGAGTACACTAGTAGCACACAAGTGGATAACACAGTTTCACATATCTCAAACGATAATAACATGGACGATGTAAACTACGAGAACTGGGACGAGCTTCGCTCGGTTGTGGAGTTTGCTTTTGGCCCTTCCTCTTATTAG
- the LOC106452353 gene encoding uncharacterized protein LOC106452353, whose protein sequence is MDVSANKGLELNGRDAEILISSSTLRIHVKPREVALDEGLELNGGIRNSSIISRMVVEGYDTSPRREDVEEALKKHFASRGIKLMHVSVPVDYKCRNRRRALIYVNGECEAEALKLDGSYVGGLVSKKKSNVGGRILTITAYPFDDNSLEHLFAPTSVIDEYRQHTLKVRGFDTSLSLNDIEKMLLRVFPGSDCFPLWDGSVLLYLRGQYAMDEALKHSGGSVEGFKFAVTEVLPETVIETGISLATARSFGFRG, encoded by the exons ATGGACGTATCCGCGAACAAA GGTCTGGAATTGAACGGTCGTGATGCAGAGATCCTAATTAGCTCCAGCACGTTGAGAATCCACGTGAAACCTAGGGAAGTCGCCTTGGACGAA GGTTTGGAATTGAACGGTGGGATTCGAAATAGCAGTATTATTAGCAGGATGGTGGTTGAGGGATACGACACCTCCCCTCGTAGGGAGGATGTCGAAGAGGCTCTGAAAAAACACTTCGCATCACGTGGAATAAAGTTAATGCATGTCTCTGTTCCCGTAGACTACAAATGTCGTAATCGCAGACGCGCCTTAATCTATGTTAATGGAGAATGTGAAGCAGAGGCGTTGAAGCTTGATGGAAGTTACGTGGGAGgacttgtttcaaaaaaaaaaagtaacgtGGGAGGACGTATTTTAACAATTACGGCTTACCCTTTTGACGACAATAGCCTTGAGCATCTCTTTGCTCCTACCAGTGTCATAGACGAATACCGACAGCACAc GTTGAAAGTTAGAGGATTTGATACTTCCCTCTCTCTGAATGATATCGAGAAGATGCTACTTAGGGTTTTCCCCGGATCCGATTGTTTTCCTCTCTGGGACGG CTCAGTTTTGCTTTATCTTCGTGGACAATATGCTATGGACGAGGCTCTGAAACATAGCGGAGGTTCTGTGGAAGGCTTTAAATTTGCAGTTACTGAGGTCCTCCCAGAAACTGTGATAGAGACTGGCATCTCTCTCGCAACTGCACGTAGCTTTGGCTTTCGTGGATAA
- the LOC106345421 gene encoding scopoletin 8-hydroxylase-like codes for MAVNYEDQATLFNFVVKQGNGVKGLIDSGMSCVPQPFVQPLSERIATPHARTCEAAQPIDLFQLDGPRHKEVSKQITEAAATLGFFQVVNHGVSVELLELLKTSAHKFFAQPPEKKAIYLKEVSPSKLVKYGTSFVPEKEKAIEWKDYVSMLYTNDHEVLQHWPPQCREVALDFLKSSMAMVERVVEVLMEDVGVRLEEERMNRLMGTKMVNMNYYPTCPSPELSIGVGRHSDMGMLTVLLQDGIGGLYVKLDNGDWAEIPPLDGALVINVGDTLQILSNGKYKSAEHRVRTTNFGSRVSVPIFTAPNPSEKIGPLPEVVKHDGVARYKELLFQDYMNNFFGQPHDGKKSLDFARAD; via the exons ATGGCTGTCAATTACGAGGACCAAGCCACATTGTTCAACTTCGTTGTCAAACAAGGTAATGGTGTGAAGGGTCTGATAGACTCTGGCATGTCTTGTGTTCCACAGCCTTTCGTCCAACCTCTCTCTGAGCGAATCGCGACCCCACATGCCCGTACGTGTGAAGCTGCCCAGCCAATCGATCTTTTCCAGCTAGACGGTCCACGCCACAAGGAGGTGTCCAAACAGATCACTGAAGCTGCTGCGACACTTGGCTTCTTCCAG GTGGTGAACCATGGTGTTTCGGTGGAGCTGCTTGAATTGCTAAAAACGTCGGCTCATAAGTTTTTTGCACAACCTCCTGAGAAGAAGGCTATTTACCTAAAAGAAGTGAGTCCAAGCAAGCTAGTTAAGTACGGAACGAGCTTCGTACCAGAGAAAGAGAAGGCCATTGAGTGGAAGGATTATGTGAGCATGCTTTACACCAATGACCACGAGGTTCTTCAACACTGGCCTCCACAAtgcag AGAGGTGGCACTTGATTTCCTAAAATCATCTATGGCAATGGTGGAAAGAGTAGTTGAAGTTTTGATGGAGGATGTAGGAGTGAGACTCGAAGAAGAGAGAATGAACCGTTTGATGGGGACTAAGATGGTCAACATGAACTACTACCCAACCTGTCCTAGCCCCGAGCTCAGCATAGGCGTCGGTCGTCACTCGGACATGGGAATGCTGACCGTTTTATTACAAGATGGCATTGGTGGTCTCTACGTTAAACTAGACAACGGTGACTGGGCCGAGATCCCTCCTCTCGATGGAGCTTTAGTCATTAATGTTGGCGATACTTTGCAG ATTCTAAGCAATGGGAAGTACAAAAGTGCTGAACATAGGGTTCGAACCACAAACTTTGGATCGAGAGTCTCCGTACCAATTTTTACCGCACCTAATCCCTCGGAGAAGATAGGTCCGTTGCCGGAAGTGGTGAAGCATGATGGGGTGGCTCGTTACAAAGAACTCTTATTTCAAGACTACATGAACAACTTTTTCGGCCAACCACATGACGGCAAGAAATCTCTCGACTTTGCTCGTGCCGATTGA
- the BNAA05G26260D gene encoding uncharacterized protein BNAA05G26260D, whose translation MAANGLPTLGRVKLCDLLPTEGSPSDSYKLAVSTLSQSLAQYSAAIIQFPATDAALLRSGLDSAKLYFHQRDSYPPTIHTTNDSREWCKTSGYYSDPHSWQESYEYRPGLTFTESAEFPPSGLPDIFGLLGKASRLVLDAVGFYLNLRSSPFTEILDNVPLRSNEVSSSVLSVCCYARPSFHHHNLAEDEQLLLYSDHDHQLDKSLISFVKSDKAGLHVRDMHGQWILVDVDLGPQEAVVYPGLALYQATAGYVSPAVYRTDLNSMQGSIEGRFSLAFKLMPKSMTSLSCSEMRAAGHGVDAQFLIPVSVDDFMQRPHSNDELFNRQTLQSFSVPQSQDGSMKQMKKRKKSDSRLKPLPPSKRLRLEAQRVLKERVQEIADKKGIKLRFCNPKDCESNHNTMNSPCAHIKMEIGWPQGVPFVHPHDLPNKAKIGFLETYEPGWSETHDMELSLSEAAQGNQHVT comes from the exons aTGGCAGCGAATGGTCTCCCTACATTGGGACGCGTCAAGCTCTGTGATCTACTTCCCACCGAAGGCTCACCTTCCGACTCCTACAAGCTAGCCGTCTCAACGCTATCTCAATCCTTAGCACAATACTCCGCCGCAATCATCCAGTTCCCGGCCACCGACGCAGCCCTCCTCCGATCCGGCCTCGACTCCGCAAAGCTCTACTTCCACCAACGTGACTCGTATCCTCCAACCATCCACACAACAAACGACTCGAGAGAATGGTGCAAGACCTCTGGATACTACTCAGACCCTCACTCATGGCAAGAGAGCTACGAGTACAGACCTGGGTTAACCTTCACCGAGTCAGCTGAGTTCCCTCCTTCTGGTTTGCCTGACATCTTTGGTTTATTAGGGAAAGCTTCTCGGTTAGTTCTTGACGCGGTTGGTTTCTATTTGAACTTGAGAAGCTCTCCTTTCACTGAGATTCTTGATAACGTTCCCTTGAGGAGTAACGAGGTTTCTTCCTCCGTGTTGTCTGTTTGCTGCTACGCGAGGCCTTCCTTTCATCATCATAACTTGGCTGAAGACGAGCAGCTTCTCTTGTACTCAGATCACGACCACCAGCTCGACAAGAGTCTTATCTCCTTTGTGAAGTCGGATAAGGCGGGGCTGCACGTTAGGGACATGCACGGGCAGTGGATTCTAGTGGATGTGGATCTTGGGCCTCAAGAGGCGGTTGTGTATCCAGGGCTGGCTCTGTACCAGGCGACGGCTGGCTATGTGAGTCCTGCGGTGTATAGAACTGATTTGAATAGTATGCAAGGGAGTATAGAAGGGAGATTCTCATTGGCTTTTAAACTCATGCCTAAGTCGATGACTAGTCTGAGCTGCTCCGAGATGAGAGCGGCGGGACATGGTGTTGATGCTCAGTTTCTGATTCCGGTTTCGGTTGATGACTTTATGCAGAGGCCTCACTCGAATGATGAGCTCTTTAATAGACAGACTTTGCAGAGCTTCAGTGTCCCTCAGTCCCAAGATG GATCAATGAAACAGAtgaaaaagaggaagaagagtgaTTCAAGATTGAAACCTCTACCACCGTCAAAGCGGCTGAGGCTAGAAGCGCAGAGAGTTCTCAAGGAACGAGTTCAGGAGATTGCAGACAAAAAAGGAATTAAACTAAGATTCTGCAACCCCAAGGACTGCGAGAGTAACCACAATACAATGAACAGCCCTTGCGCGCATATTAAAATGGAGATAGGCTGGCCTCAGGGAGTTCCGTTTGTTCACCCTCACGACCTCCCAAACAAAGCTAAAATCGGGTTCCTTGAGACGTATGAGCCAGGATGGTCTGAAACACATGATATGGAGCTTAGTCTCTCTGAAGCCGCTCAAGGAAACCAACACGTGACTTAA